GGCGAGAGCTCGAACGGCTGAACTGCGACGGCTCCTCACGCTGAATAGCTTTAAGGAGCGCTGACGACTCCTTGGCCACCTTTGCTCTGGTGGGATCACCCAAAAGGCCCAGAAGTAATCTCTGGTGCGCAGAAGAGGAGAGAGAGCTGGATCTCCCCTTTAACTCATCTAAGATTGCGGCATAGTAATCTACTTTCTCATGGGCGACAGACCTGGCCGCTCGCACCAGGGCCTCCACGTGGGCGGATGCCTCTGAAGGATCATAAACCGTTCCTGGCTTCTGAAGGGCATTACGTACAGATGAAAGGGCGGCTGAGAGGGTGTTAGCACCCTGCTTCTCCTCGAGAGCTTTAAGCTCATCCTCCAGGAGTTTCAAGCGATCATTAGCCTAAGGGAGGTCGAAAAGGAACCCCTGAAGTTAAACCAGAGCCAGACAAAACACTAGTTATCCACCCGGAACAAACTGGGCAGTGAACTGAAGAAAACCTTTGTATGAAAGCAAAACCGCTAAGGGGTTGGACGATCTCGAAAACGCAAAGAAAAGTTCGCTTTAGAAAACAGCCTGGGGACCAGGCGAacagaaaaagtaaaaaccgAGAGCAAGTGGGGCAACCCTTCACTGACACAGCCCCAGACGAACcctaagaaaaataacactaaTGAAACGAAATTATTCCGAAAACGTAAGCTGGATCGGAACACCTAAGGGACCAAATGCGCAGAACCACCGAAACAGCGGGGTTCCGGAACCACGCAACGGTGCCCTAACGAGACGGTTCCGAGACGTCCAATAACAAGCGCAAACTAGTACTGGTTCCTGGGGTCCCGTATGGTAAACAATAAAACCCTAAAGTAACGCTGGCTCCCGGAGTCATAGACAGTCTCCGGACCGTAAATAACAAATCGCTCTAAAAGCTGGCTCACGGAGCCAAAACGGTTCCAAGACCGTAAAAGCGAACACCTTGAAAGCTGACTCCGGGAGCCAAAATGGTCCCGGACCGTTAATATCCATCTTCTTTCCAGAACTGGCTCGCGGAGCGAAACGTTCCCGGACCGCTAATAACACTCTTCTTTCAAGCCTGGCTCCCGGAGCGCAAACGGTCCCGGACCGTTAATAACAAACTTCTCTCAAGACTGGCCGGCTCCCGGAGCCAAAAAGTCCTGGACCGTTAATAACAATCTTCTTACAAAACCGGCTCCAGAAGTCAAGACGGTCCCGGACTGCTAATACGCTCTTCTATCAAACCTGGCTCCCAGGGCCAAAAACGGTCCCGGACCTTTAATATCGAACTTTCCTCAAAACTGCTCCCGGAGCCAAAACGGTCCCGGACCGTTAATAACGAACTTCTCTCAACACCGGCTCCCTGAGCCAAAACCGGTCCCGGACCGTTAATAACGAACTTCTCTCAACACCGGCTCCCGGAGCCAAAAACGGTCCCGGACCGTTAATAACGAACTTTCCTCGAAACTGGCTCCCGGAGCCAAAACGGTCCCGGACCGCTTAAAACGAACCTCTCTCAAAACCGGCTCCCGGAGCAACAAACCGTCCCGGATCGTTAATAACACTCCTCTTACAAAACTGGGTTCCGAATTCAGAACGGTCTCGGACCGCTAATAACACTCTTCCTTCAAACCTGGCTCCCGGAGCCAAAAACTGTCCCGGACCGAGAATAATAAGAACCTTGAAGAGCCGGCTCCCGAAGCCAAAACCTAACATGTGCAACGAACGAAAAGCGGTTCCCGAAACGACAAAAAGGTATGGGCTCCCGGAGCTGAACGAACCCGaacagcaaacaaaataatacaaaataaaaggcgACTACTAAATGTGAAACCCACGATGATAAAAGGCCCTaaataacaacaagaaaataacaatataGGAAACACAAGAAACAAGGAATGGAACAGTGACAAACAAGCATACCCAAGGGACACGTGGCACGGAAAAACCATCCCAGATAACGAAACCGACGAAAACAGGTAAAGATATCAAAACTAATGCCGAAAcgccaaagaaaaaactacgaaaggaaggcttgcggCAGAGGACTAGTTCAcgaaacaaaccaaaacacGTACCACAAAGTCGAAAATACAGAAAATTACCTGATCAGGTTCCACCACGGGTTCTGCCGCCGGTCCTGGCAAAGGTTCTGCCGGAGGTTCTGGGGCAGGCGGTTCTGGTGCTGGAGGCGACGGAGGTAAATCGCCCACTGGTTCGGCCATGAAGAAAGAAACCACAGTTTATATTTAAGCGACGAAGAAAAAACGTGCTGGTGTTGGTTGACCGGCTAGAAAACGAAAACTTGGCCCTTCGTTTCGGCGGACGGCGCTGTAACAGAATGAAATCAAAGCCGCGTGGTCTAGCTTATCAATACAGAGAGCCCGCGATGCACCAATACATTCCCCAGGGCCACGGTGTAATTTAAAAGGTTGTTTCATGATGcgctaattaattattcagtGAGAATACGTTACTTATTAAAGTTCAGTTCTTATTAAAGTTCAGTTCTTCTCTCCTTGTCCTTGAATCTtctcaaaacaacaaaaaaataaacaaacttcTATAACAAACAAACCGCCCCCAACAACCGTTTGCACAAACCTCTTCTCTTCTGGCGCCTTCCTTCATTTACTATTCTCTTGTCTGATTCTTTCGCACACAGATTTAATTTCTGTTCGCCTTGATCTCCTTTTCACTTGCTTTGagctcttttctttctttaaactCCTTTTACTCGCTTTCAATTCCTTCCACTTCGCCGCCGCTGACAAAAGGGGTAATGCCAGTGAAAATACGGCTGGCTCCTGCCAATGGTTCTTGACAGTGACTTCGCCTATATCCGTTCAATTCAAACCTTTCTTACTTCTCCTTCTTCCAAGATGACAACAACCAACCACACCCACAAACAACCTGACCTCTATTTAAATACTCCTACACAGTTGTATATTACATAGAAAATTTTAGAAAGCGCTAACtacaaaatgtacaataaaTACTAATTACACATGCAAGAAGATATAAAATACACGGTGACgagaataataatacttaGTTAGACTACATTGAAATTTACAATACTACACACAAATTCCTAGGACAATAACGACTAATATActagtgaaattttttttttaagatacgACGAATTAAGACCACAAATAATTAATTACAAACAATACTCCTAATGAATTTaagataatgaaaagaaacgatCAAATATCTACATGCAAAATAAATATctatatacaaaaaaaaaacaaataataggaATTTCTGTGACATATGGTCAAACCGCTTAGATAATGTATCAATGCGTGCTGCAGTGTTTTGTATAGATCTTAACCTCTTTGACAGGTGTTTAGGAAGACCATATAACAAAGAGTTACAGTTATCTAGTTTCGAGCTAATGAACGCATGTACTAAATTTTAGAGGCTTTTTCACTGAAACACTTCCTAATCTTAGCGATGTTCCTCAAATGATAATGGAAGGAAACGTAGATTTTTTTAACAAGATTGGTTTAGTCGTCCAGGCAACCCCAAATCTCGGGCGGAAGATTTGGGTTGGATGTTCTCGACGTTCTCATCATCCGCTTGGATAAAGTCTAGAGAAGGCCTGGAACGAAATTTCGAGCTTATGGGAACAAGTTCAGTTTTATCCTGATTGAGTTTAAGACCATTATTCACCATCCAGTAGtcattgttattgacacaGCATTCAACGCGACCCTTAGCCAGTGCAAGATCATAGCTACATTCAGTTTTTAGGATATATACAGCTGGGTGTCATCAGCGTATAAATAATACTATAACTTGTGGAGCTTGATGATATCAGCAATGGATGATGTATAGAGGAGATAAAGAAGAGGGCCCAGAACAGATCCACGGAGTACACCACGTTCTAGAGAGCGCTTTGTTGATCCACAGTCATTGACCTGTACAAATTGCTTCCGCGACGTCAGGTAGGACTCAAACCATGCAAGTGCAGTGCCGTTTACCCCGAAGCGGTCACGCAATCTTGACAACAGTATCGAGTGATCCACCGTGTCAAGGCAGCTGacaaattcaataaaaaaaatataatagaCTCATTGTTGTCAATAGCACACGAAATGTCATTCTGGACCCTTACTAAGGCTGTCTCGCGGTGGAGTGAAAGTTTTTATATGCACACTGAAACGCCTCATCTAAGTGGTGCGACATTTCGTGATCTGTAAGTTGTATGGCAACTGCCTTTTCAACAGGCTTCCATACTACTTTTAAGTTTGAGATGAGACGAAATTTTTGGAACTGTTCAAAGTTATCATCAGTTTTTTCAGCATGGGCGATAGAATAGCGATCTTCAGAGCGTCGGGCATAACACCGGTCGATAAGCCGGACAGATTTATGATCCTCGTAATAGTGGGAAGAAGTACAGTAAGACAGCCTTTCAAAACTACCACTGGTAGGGGATCAAGTTCACAGGATTTAAATAGTGATTTCCTTGAgaacttttttatttcttcttaagTAACCTCAGCAAGGTTGCAAAACTGCGACGTCTGGAGGGGAAGACCCAACGCGTATTTTCCTTTCAACAAGGCCATGATGTACTTAATCAATCTTGCTGGTAGAGAAATTGGCAAATGAATTTGCCATGGCAGTGTCATTAGAAAAAGGAGGTAACCCTTGTTACCTTATTTTTGCAATAACTTTCCGACAGTCTTGAATAATATCTTCTGATCTGATGAATGTTCGTTAATAATATCAGTGTAACATATGATGACTTTAGTGACTCGATGAAATTGTTGACAACGTATACTGATGAACATATTGCTCACGATGGCATCGTAATGTAGTCGAACGCCTCATCCGCCCTAACCGCCTCCAGATCTTTTTGTGTTCACCCACTTCCGGTTTATACCAGGGAGCCGGTACGCTGTTTTGAAGGGACAAAGAGATCCAAAAGGGATCGCAATACGTTGGCGTATTGATCCACAAGAGCGCTGAGTTCAACACCTTGATCCCGTAGCAAAGGGGAGGTCAAGGTATCTTCCCAAAAGGATTCAGTATCTAAAGAGCGTCAGTTTCCGATAGTATACCTTTTTCTTCGTGAAGTGCTGTTTTTGTACACGCAACTTACAATGAACCACATAGTGATCCGAGATTACAGGGTTGATATAATTTTGATTTCAGTAATGAGgtgatcattttttttttttttgaaattacaaGATTCAAAGTGTGTCCGTTAGCGTGAGTTGTTCCAGAGacaaaatgttttaggttGCATGATTCAAGGATTTCATTAAAACGATTTGCATAGGTGTTGTAGGGGTCGTCCACATCAGTGTAAATTGAAGTGACCAGATATAAGTAAGATGCAGTGGATTTAGCCATAATTTGTTCCAGAAGCGCTGAGAATTCTTCAAGAAATAACATACTTGATATGTTATTCGGGGGTGGGAACGATAAATAAGCAGAACTCCAATGAATTGAAGACTTCAAAAGTGAATATCCATCAATTCAAGTATCTTGAAGGTATCTGCATGTGATGTGACTTTTTTTTGGAGAGTGTCTTTAAATAACAAGCCAACACCTCCACCTCGGGAATTACCCATCGGAACAAGTAGGGGTTCTAATCTCAACATCATCAATGCTACCAGGACGCAGCCATGTTTCAGTGAGAGCCAAAATATCGGTGATGGACAAAACGCTGACCCCAGTCCATGGATTCCCCAAATGGACTATCCCTTAAAATGGACCactcctaaaaataatattctaaaTGAGTACTATTAAAAGTTGTAAGCTGCTACACCTTGCTTGTTTTCTTGTCGAACCACTGAACATAAAGTAGACAAGTAGATTCCCGTTGTTGAGTATAATTATAGCTATAGATGTATTTTTTTCCACGTTCCAGGCTCAGGAGCCTGTTTTATAATTCATTATTCAGCCATTATTCTTGTCATCTCCTATCATGTCATCTTTTAGCTTGTGCATAGTTTAGTGGTTGACAAAATCGAATTCAGAACAAAACTTGACAATTACTGCGTGACATTGCATCCAGGGGATACTCTCAGAAAGGCCGGGTGGGGCTTTGCACACCACTTTTACAAACTCTTTTCCCATTTATGACCAAAGTCTGCGATTTCAACCACCCTGTTTATGACCTTGCCAAAGatttgataccctatttatgacctttGCAGCTGATACAGTTACCCTAAACATAATTAATGTTGGGCTTTTGGTGGCGCTCTTTCTGATAATTGCGAAAAAGTAGCTTCTTCCAAGAAACATGCCCAATATTTCCAGACTAGAGTGCTAAAAccataccctatttatgaccaatgTGGCCGAAGAACCCTACCCTTTTGGGGCTGCACATACCCATATAGCCTATAAAAAGGAGTAACCCCCTGGCGTTACTCTTAAATCAAATGTTAGACTGGGTTCCTCACTTacatttcaatggcttttcaaGTTATCATGTGTACACTTCTATGATCCTTATACTGGTTGGTACCTCTGAAAGCAGTCGTTGATAatcaaatgatgaaatttgattaaaaaagtttACGCTTTTTGGACTAATTTGTGTTTAGCAGTTGTTTATTTCAAGTACAATTATTCAAACTAGTGGCTAGAGGCTGTACAGGATGAACATAAGCAGAAGTTATGAGTGGCTTAATTATACCAGCAGCTAAGAACATTAAATAGTACTCATTtggattattatttttaggtgtAGTCCATTTTAGGGTCGTCCATTGGGGTAGTCCATGGACTgggggtcagtgttttgtcaATCACCCAAAATATCGATGTCTTGATCGACCAAAAAGTCTTCAACAGCCATTGTCTTGTTCTTAATGGATCGAACGTCAAGAACACAAAACTGAACACAGCGATAGTTAACTTTTGGAGAATTCGTTGTAATTTACTGATAGTAAAATATTCAAGTTCACACCTCGAAGTGCCAATGGCGCTTGGTAAAATTAGCATAATCGCGTTGAGCACTAGTTGTTCTTGAAagtattatacaactatccccccaaggggaggtgaatagtggtgaatagtggtgaatatataccgagacgcgaagcgtcgaggtacaTATCCACcactcttcaccgaccctgagggggatagttgttttagtgtTTAGCAAATTCTtccatttcttcttctgaaactttcgcgaaacaacgcgccatttttctctccaaggatattccaagttacgagagccaatcaaaacgcgcgaaaattgctatccactgatttggtaaatactgaATTTAAATATAATTTCCTCGGGTCTTCTTTCCACCTTTTCCCTCTCTATACTTCAGAACACCAACCGATTTTAGGTCGCCCAGACTTGAGGACAAGGAGTATAAGCTCTCAATCGTAGGCTTAGAAGAAATTTCCTAGAGTATTTTATAGTCAACGAAAGCCGCGAAGTATGCGAATGGCGCTCAACAACTTGAGAAGTGGTAAGCCGATCGAGCTGAATCCAACTGCCCATTAAGTCGGGGCCAGGATTCAAGGAGACATTAACAAATATCGTAATGAGGATCATGGCCAGGCACGAGCAGACAAGTGTAACCGAGTGTCGTCCATAAGCAGTGGGGAGGACGTGATTTATTAAAACCATGCAGTCACAGTTCTAGTCGCACAGGAACTCGTGCATAAAAGCCAGAAGCACAGAACATACCAATATCTTTCCTAATAGCATAGAAATAAGAGTTGTGCTTTTAACAGTGGCTTTCTTTGACCCAATTAAGTTGCTCCAGATGTCGCAGGACAAGTAAAAAGCACTATCCTGTAACAGCGACTAAAAACCGTGGCAGCCATGACAGCGCCTTGCACGCTAGAAGCTTTATCTATATCATCACACTGTTTACAGTTCCAGTTTAAATTCGTTTTCACTGTCTATTGAATACTCGTACAGGCATGATGATGAGCATGACACACCATGTTGCCTCATAAGGTAGGTAGGTTGAATCTGTTGTGAGATTCATACGAAGTTTAAATCAAAAGTACGTGCATAGCTTGTCTTTTACTTGGTATTTTGCCCCTGGTTGGGGATTTTTTACTACATTTAATGAACGTCTGCTGCCCAACCCTTAGGAAATAGACCAGAATTTTTGCTGACTGGCCAAATCCCCACCCCTTACCGACACTCCCCCTTCCCCCACCCCATCGAGCtaacattgataggtgcattacaaagactAAATTCGGTACCCTAAAATTCCTTTCGGTAAAACAGATTTCAGCAATAACAAATCCTGTTTAAGAACACTAAATTCGGCAGCCAtaaatgtttctttgaaagagaaaattcGGCAACCCCGAATTCCATTCCGTAACTCGAAATTCGGCCAAATCAACTTCGGTTTGTACCCTAAGATGCCAAATCCTGACTGGCATTGCGCACGCAaaaatgcaaatcctgcagcTTCAAATTCTAGTACCTAGTACTGTCAAAGAATGGTAGGTTACGTCGTATCATAACTTATGTCCCGCGTCAGGAGCCtgtgagtaggagcatgcaactccactatatttctgtcacggcgttttcattgaccgatttatttttagatcgaattaccctggaataagactcccgtgggagtgcgatGACCAATTGACGTtactgcgtcactggagcggaactgcctttattttagaaaacaaaaggtatGCTataaatagatcagtctgtaaaaatgccgtgacataggctcagtatgggagttgcatgctccaactgatcggctcctgCCCGCGTTAAGAAATGCGCATTGTTATTTAAGGCTTTCCGATAAACAGCTTATCCCGGCACTTTAAACGCGGCAGAAAAAGAATTCGTCGTCGAGCGAAAACTGCGgtaaaacatatttttcaaCGGTTACACCGCAGTTTTTGCTTGACGACGAATTCTATTCCGCCATGTTCAAAGTGCAGGAATAAGTTATTTAACGCGGGACATAGATGCCATGTAACTTGCCATTCTCTGACAGTATTGGGTGACAGGATTTGAAACTGCagcatttgcatttttctgtGCGCATTGACATACAGGATCTGGCATTGTATGGTTGGGGGAGGGTTGGGGCAAACCAAACtcttacaaagaaaaaattgggGATGCATTAAATAGGATCTGGTATCGCTGAAATCTGCTTTACCGAACGGAATTTTAGGGTACCGAATCTAGTTTTTTAATAACCGAATTTGAAGAACTTCGTAGAATTTAGTGCATAAGTACAGATATTAACAGAGCACGATTTACTTGAGCAATCAATCAATTACTTGAGTAATTTTGGCGGGGATCACACGCCATATCTCAATGACCAAAAAATTCCAGTTGAGACTGCCGACAAACTTAAATTCCACTAAGACCGCTGGacacttcatttcatttggCACATGCGTTTGTTTCCATGGTAAAGGATCATAGTACGTGAGGTTAACATAACAGTCACAATGGCGAAGACGTTGGAAGAGGCTCCATGTTCCAGAGGTACGTAAATTCTCCGGCGTTATGGGTCAATATTTGGAAAGATCTCTAACTAGTGTTACTCTTTCGTTTCTACATACTGCGCTTTTTATAAAATTTATGTAAAGGAACTTCTATTTCTACGTTATTATGGTATAGTAACTTTCGATCTCCTCTGATTGTATACAAGgttcttttttaattaatgaaagaaaacctttcttttctaaatgataatgattatgaTGTGTTGTGCACTTCTTAAGAGGCGATGTACATTTCAGTGTTACAGAACTCAAAGATATGTTTCAAATTCATGTCCTAAGCCTCACAGCAGAtgcatattaattattttacgtcatagccgccatgttggtggacgaaaacaaaagatctgtAATAGCTCCTTTTGCTCATCCACCAGCAATTGTGCATtacagcattgttatctgtaTCCCTAGAGATATTGCAAACCACCTATAAGTTTAGGCTGTCACCTAGTTAGTTTTCATCAGGTGAGTTTGACAATGAAGAAGCTAGTTggtgaaatatttatttgattttttagcGATGGATAATCTTCCCCCATTGAACCAATCTGTGAAACCATACTATAAGGATGGCCAAGGAAGCAAGTCCATTGGGGAGCCAGAGTGGAGACCACACCCCAAAAATGCTCTCTCTGTGCCCAACAGACTTAATAATTCAGTCAGGTACGGGTatcaatgttttctttcccttGTAGAATTAGGCGTGAAACGTTTTCTGAGGATCCCaaagcagcaacaacaacaacattacaacaaacaaaacaacaaccaaaaataagtaaataaagaatttcaatgaaagaaagaaaggaggaaaaagaaaatgataaatcTGACACCTTGaaagattatttttgttttaattattttttgttcagaGGTGGTAATGGTCTGGACTGGTTTTCAAGGATTCGCTGTGCTCCACAAGAGGATTATACACATCCACGCTCCtctctaacaaaagaaaaggaagtgTTTCATCATCTTCAATCTACGGACGACAAAGGTAGGCTAAAAGACTGGCTTACCAGGTGCAATTTCCTAATGAATTCCTCCATGGCAGTAGGTTTAGATGCCATATCACTGAGCTTATATGCATATGGAAAAAATCATACATTTAGGCACTTCAGGCAGTCCTTTCAAAATGAGATCTGGGCATTCATCACTAGTGTTTTTCTTAGAGTGACAGTAGATTTAGCATGATATTTTTAACACAGAGAAATGAGTCTTCCATATTTGTCTCAGGAAAACTTTAATGGCCTGATTACTTCTAGCTAGGAGCTGCAGCTGTGGTGTATGAGCTCCCAATGATGACTCATTTGGATATTCTCAATCACTGAGCTACTAAGTGAATTTACGAAGAGAGAATTAGGCCATTAAACTGAAATCACAAAATCTGGGCATTCTCTCTAGTGTTTTAACAAGGTGATAGATTTTTCCAATACAAAGAGGAAGTAAAATTAGTGGAACATTTGAGTTTGAAGTCATGGGTTTCATCTGTGACTACCGCTAAAGaagtgataaaaattattgtgtgCTTTGTTGTACGCAGCGTCACAATCAACTTTGCATGAAACAGAAGGAAATCCAACAAGAAACTTCAGCCATGATCCAACAGAACATGATACTTCTGATGATTTTAACCAAAATGATATGAGAAGGCCAATGGAAATTTCCTTACGAATGTCTCTAGGGGCTAAAAGGAAAGGTACCAGTATGTTATGTGAATGAAATATATTACTTTCCTCCTCTTCATTTCTCATTGCCCTTCATCAAGATAAAGATTTTATTTAGTTGTAtattaaaatgcaaatttcaggtaaatatttttttttctgtgagactgtctttccttttgtttgcaattttttcttcaagattGCCTCCAGAATTCCAAAAATGTGCAGCTTCATTATTGCAActcttaatttaaaataaaaataaaaaaaataggtgGGCTTGATGATGATAGTTTTTACTTATGGAAGTGCACTAACTAATTTAAAATCCGACTCTTATTAAAGTGCCACTCACCCCCCAAATTTAGATAGATTGAgacagctttctttttttgacagAATGCCTGATTCATGTATTGTTTTTAGATGTAACATCAAAACTGACTCAGAAAATGGCAGAGCTTTGCACAGAATACCGCTTTTTAAAGGTAATCGCCCAGAGTGAGTGAGAAGAAGgaacaaaaatgaattgaTTTTACAATCTCTCACTGTTGATGCTTGTTTCATGGGTGAATGAAACCCTGAGATAACGTCAAAAAGTATTTTTGTCCATGGGCCAAAAAAGCACCCAACTTCTTTGCTTTGAAAGGGTATGAcatctgaaggaaaaatccaaagcaaaagattttttcACCAAAGTAATCAGAGCAGTtgcaaaagtttattttatgTGAAGAAATTTTGGGGAGTTAGTGACACTTTAAATTAGCCAATTGGTTGTAGGTAGTTTTAAGTTGGTtttaggtggttgtaggtTGTGCCTTCTTGCCAAAGTTTATTTATG
This sequence is a window from Acropora palmata chromosome 6, jaAcrPala1.3, whole genome shotgun sequence. Protein-coding genes within it:
- the LOC141884706 gene encoding uncharacterized protein LOC141884706, which gives rise to MAKTLEEAPCSRAMDNLPPLNQSVKPYYKDGQGSKSIGEPEWRPHPKNALSVPNRLNNSVRGGNGLDWFSRIRCAPQEDYTHPRSSLTKEKEVFHHLQSTDDKASQSTLHETEGNPTRNFSHDPTEHDTSDDFNQNDMRRPMEISLRMSLGAKRKVFDKRNGVPAASPGDKSYEVPEYSHEFHKHGSTRPVISFGGSLHYIPDTFVPLQDLPLKPRIPFEEKEKVKLKQQEIEEVQDLDNWRPSDPLIPTLQTEIVK